In one window of Nitrospirota bacterium DNA:
- a CDS encoding NAD(P)H-hydrate dehydratase produces MKIVTAAQMQALDRRAIQEAQIPSLTLMEQAGAGLVASMEQVFGSLAGKAVTILCGKGNNGGDGFVVARLLTRKRARTKVLLMAQPSSMTGDAKIMYRRFVKVAGATAVQPYRPDERCRAIVNSSQVIVDALLGTGLAAPVEGLYRSAIDAINESCVPVASADLPSGIHADTGAVMGSAVRAALTVTFAQPKLGLYLGQGIDHAGTIHIADIGIPRSFEEAVDSPISLLTLGECRRLLPARTPSAHKGTFGHAGIIAGSVGKTGAAALAANAALRSGAGLVTVATPTSVNDILESKLLEAMTVPMPETKARTLARSGLDRLLAFAQARDAVALGPGLTTHPETVEVMQALIPRLERPSVLDADALNALAGRPALLADCKVPPILTPHPGEMARLEEDASPRSINADRIGTASRFARRRRVFLILKGARTVVAHPDGRVAVCPTGNPGMATAGSGDVLTGMIVGLLAQKLEPWAAACVGTYFHGLAGDLAAADQGPIGMTAGDIIEHIPYAFTQTTTSVGY; encoded by the coding sequence ATGAAAATCGTCACCGCAGCCCAGATGCAAGCCCTCGACCGGCGCGCTATTCAGGAAGCGCAAATCCCCAGCCTCACCCTGATGGAGCAAGCCGGAGCTGGTTTGGTCGCCTCCATGGAACAGGTGTTCGGGTCGCTGGCCGGTAAGGCGGTCACCATCTTATGCGGGAAGGGCAACAACGGAGGCGACGGGTTCGTCGTGGCCCGCCTGCTTACGCGCAAACGGGCGCGCACGAAGGTCCTGCTGATGGCCCAACCATCGTCCATGACGGGGGACGCCAAGATCATGTATCGCCGGTTCGTGAAGGTGGCCGGCGCCACTGCCGTCCAACCCTATCGGCCCGATGAACGCTGTCGCGCGATTGTCAACAGCAGCCAGGTGATCGTAGATGCCCTGCTGGGAACCGGCTTGGCTGCTCCGGTCGAAGGGCTCTATCGCAGCGCCATCGACGCCATCAATGAGTCCTGCGTGCCCGTCGCTTCGGCAGATCTCCCCTCGGGCATTCATGCGGACACGGGAGCGGTCATGGGCTCCGCCGTACGGGCCGCCTTGACGGTCACCTTCGCCCAGCCCAAGCTGGGACTCTATCTCGGCCAGGGCATCGACCATGCCGGCACGATCCATATCGCCGACATCGGGATTCCGCGCTCCTTCGAGGAGGCGGTGGATAGCCCAATCTCGCTGCTGACATTGGGCGAATGTCGCCGCTTGTTGCCGGCCCGGACGCCGTCGGCCCACAAGGGCACGTTCGGACATGCAGGGATCATCGCCGGCTCGGTCGGCAAGACCGGGGCCGCGGCGCTGGCCGCGAACGCCGCGCTGCGGAGCGGCGCCGGCCTGGTTACCGTCGCCACCCCGACCAGCGTCAACGACATCCTCGAAAGCAAACTCCTGGAAGCCATGACCGTGCCAATGCCGGAAACCAAGGCCAGGACCTTGGCGCGTTCGGGCCTTGACCGGCTTCTTGCGTTTGCGCAGGCCCGGGACGCCGTAGCCCTGGGGCCCGGACTCACGACCCACCCGGAAACCGTCGAGGTGATGCAGGCGCTGATCCCGCGACTGGAACGCCCGTCCGTCTTGGACGCCGATGCCCTGAACGCGCTGGCCGGACGCCCGGCCCTGCTGGCGGATTGCAAGGTCCCGCCTATCTTGACCCCCCACCCCGGCGAAATGGCCAGGCTGGAAGAAGACGCTTCGCCCCGGTCGATCAATGCCGATCGAATCGGCACCGCCTCGCGGTTCGCGCGACGGCGAAGAGTCTTTCTGATTCTGAAGGGAGCCAGAACCGTGGTGGCCCACCCGGACGGGCGCGTGGCCGTCTGTCCGACGGGCAACCCCGGCATGGCGACGGCGGGCAGCGGCGACGTCCTGACCGGCATGATCGTCGGGCTGCTGGCCCAGAAGCTCGAGCCCTGGGCCGCCGCCTGCGTTGGCACCTATTTTCATGGACTGGCCGGAGACCTGGCAGCGGCCGATCAAGGACCCATCGGGATGACGGCCGGCGACATCATCGAGCACATTCCCTATGCCTTCACCCAGACCACGACATCCGTCGGCTACTAA
- a CDS encoding holo-ACP synthase, with protein MRIVGIGLDLVKIERIRALADRWQERFLERLYTEAERRYCFERASPYASLAGRFAAKEAVLKAIGTGWSAGISWQDIQVLNDGSGKPVAQVQGRAGALLQEAGVTDIHISLSHDADYAIAQVVLTKES; from the coding sequence ATGCGCATCGTAGGAATCGGCTTGGACCTCGTAAAGATCGAGCGGATTCGCGCCCTGGCGGATCGGTGGCAGGAACGGTTTCTGGAGCGGCTCTATACGGAAGCCGAACGCCGCTATTGTTTCGAACGGGCTTCGCCCTATGCCTCGCTCGCCGGACGATTTGCCGCCAAGGAAGCGGTCTTGAAAGCGATCGGGACCGGCTGGTCGGCGGGAATCAGCTGGCAGGACATCCAGGTGTTGAACGACGGCAGCGGGAAGCCGGTCGCCCAGGTGCAAGGTCGTGCCGGAGCCCTGCTGCAGGAAGCCGGCGTCACCGACATCCACATCAGCCTCTCGCACGATGCCGACTATGCCATCGCGCAGGTGGTGCTGACAAAGGAGAGCTAA
- a CDS encoding pyridoxine 5'-phosphate synthase yields the protein MARLGVNIDHVATLRQARGGSEPDPVAAAVLVELAGAEGIVVHLREDRRHIQDRDLNLLKDVIQTKLDLEMGADEAMVKVALSVKPHLVTLVPERRQELTTEGGLEVAGQRDRIKAIVDMLHDGGIPVSLFIEPDPVQIKAAHKIAADYVELHTGRYANARRLKEEQAELEAITHAAKLAYKLGMGVNAGHGLTYRNVKRLIQIPEIVEYNIGHSIMARAILVGLDRAVREMKQLVG from the coding sequence GTGGCACGATTGGGTGTGAATATCGATCATGTCGCCACCCTCCGGCAAGCCAGGGGTGGAAGCGAACCGGACCCTGTGGCGGCGGCCGTATTGGTGGAACTCGCGGGGGCCGAGGGCATCGTCGTGCACCTGCGCGAAGATCGACGGCATATCCAGGACCGGGACCTGAACCTGCTGAAGGATGTGATCCAGACCAAGCTGGACCTGGAAATGGGCGCAGATGAAGCGATGGTCAAGGTCGCGCTCAGCGTCAAGCCCCATCTCGTCACATTGGTGCCGGAACGTCGGCAGGAGCTGACGACGGAGGGTGGCTTGGAGGTGGCGGGACAGAGGGACCGGATCAAAGCCATCGTGGATATGCTCCACGATGGCGGCATCCCGGTCAGCCTCTTCATCGAACCGGACCCGGTCCAGATCAAAGCGGCCCATAAGATCGCCGCCGACTATGTCGAGCTGCACACCGGCCGCTATGCCAATGCCCGCCGCCTCAAAGAGGAGCAGGCCGAGTTGGAGGCCATCACCCATGCGGCCAAGCTGGCCTACAAGTTGGGCATGGGCGTGAACGCAGGGCATGGCTTGACCTACCGCAATGTGAAACGCCTCATCCAGATTCCTGAGATCGTGGAGTACAACATCGGCCACAGCATCATGGCCCGCGCCATCCTCGTCGGTCTTGACCGCGCCGTTCGAGAAATGAAGCAGCTCGTGGGTTGA
- a CDS encoding alanine transaminase, translating into MEGFYRIKRLPPYVFAQVQALKLDARHRGEDIIDFGMGNPDQPTPDHIVDKLVEACRNPKNHRYSASKGITKLRHAITGWYKRNYDVDLDPETEAIVTIGSKEGIAHLALALVGPGDVVLTPTPTYPIHMYSMIIAGGEVRGIELRPDSDFFHDLTQVYRQTQPRPRILVINFPHNPTTAVVDLEFFKKVVAFAKEHNVIVIHDLAYADLVFDGYKAPSLLQVPEAKDVGVEFYTLSKSYNMPGWRVGFCVGNREVIGALAKIKSYLDYGIFQPVQIASIIALNGPQDCVKETVARYERRRNELVDGLNRIGWLVDKPRATMFLWARIPAPFRGMGSLEFSKLLLREAKVAVSPGIGFGEGGDEYVRFALVENEQRIRQAVRGIKRVLHHEEAPK; encoded by the coding sequence GTGGAAGGGTTCTACCGTATCAAGCGACTTCCTCCCTACGTGTTCGCGCAAGTCCAGGCGTTGAAGCTGGATGCCAGACACAGGGGAGAAGACATTATTGACTTCGGCATGGGGAACCCGGACCAGCCGACGCCGGACCATATCGTCGACAAACTTGTGGAAGCCTGCCGGAATCCCAAGAACCATCGGTATTCCGCTTCGAAAGGCATCACCAAACTGCGCCATGCGATCACGGGTTGGTACAAGCGGAACTACGATGTGGATCTGGACCCGGAAACCGAAGCCATCGTGACCATCGGCTCCAAGGAGGGGATCGCGCATCTGGCGCTGGCGTTGGTAGGCCCAGGCGACGTTGTATTGACGCCGACCCCGACCTATCCCATCCACATGTACAGCATGATCATTGCGGGAGGGGAAGTGCGGGGCATCGAGCTGCGCCCCGACAGCGATTTTTTTCATGACTTGACGCAGGTCTACCGGCAGACCCAGCCGCGGCCGCGCATCCTGGTCATCAACTTTCCCCACAATCCGACGACGGCGGTGGTGGATCTGGAGTTTTTCAAGAAAGTGGTGGCCTTCGCCAAGGAACACAACGTGATCGTGATTCACGACTTGGCCTATGCAGATCTGGTGTTCGACGGCTACAAGGCCCCCAGTCTCTTGCAGGTCCCGGAGGCCAAAGATGTCGGGGTGGAGTTCTACACCCTGTCGAAGAGCTACAACATGCCAGGCTGGCGTGTGGGATTTTGCGTGGGCAACCGTGAAGTCATCGGGGCCCTGGCCAAGATCAAGAGCTACCTGGACTACGGAATTTTTCAGCCGGTGCAGATCGCCAGCATCATTGCCCTCAACGGACCGCAGGACTGCGTGAAGGAAACCGTGGCCCGTTACGAGCGGCGCCGGAACGAACTGGTGGACGGGCTGAACCGCATCGGGTGGCTTGTGGACAAGCCCCGCGCGACGATGTTCCTCTGGGCCCGCATTCCGGCTCCGTTCCGGGGGATGGGCTCGTTGGAGTTCTCGAAGCTGCTGCTGCGGGAAGCTAAAGTGGCGGTCTCGCCGGGGATCGGTTTCGGGGAAGGCGGGGACGAGTATGTCCGGTTCGCACTGGTCGAGAACGAACAGCGCATCCGTCAGGCGGTTCGCGGGATCAAGCGGGTCCTGCACCACGAAGAGGCCCCCAAATGA
- a CDS encoding homoserine dehydrogenase — translation MKRRIGVGLVGFGTVGAGAAKILQQNAALIQRRVGVPVELVRIADLDIARDRGVVVPPGVLTTDLRQVLEDPDVDIVLELIGGYETAKRVILGAMAGGKSVVTANKALLAVHGEEIFEAAARHGVDLGFEASVGGGIPVIRALTEGLAANTILSIYGIINGTSNYILSRMTKEGHGFQDVLAEAQRAGYAEADPTFDVAGTDSAHKLAIMVNLAYGTPVNFKDLFVEGIAKLTPLDIAYAKEFGYTIKLLGIAKFLRGDHEGEIEARVHPTMIPSDSPIARVDGVYNAIQLVGDAVNDVVLYGQGAGSMPTGSAVVSDVIDIARNLLRGASGRVPPASFQREQRRPLRLRPIEDITSLYYLRFMVLDRPGVLSQIAGVLGQQGISISSVLQKGRKEGQTVPVVIMTHTAAERHVQAALREIDRMAFISEPTTLIRVEGHDE, via the coding sequence ATGAAGCGGCGCATCGGCGTAGGGCTGGTGGGGTTCGGCACGGTTGGGGCTGGCGCGGCGAAAATTCTTCAGCAGAACGCCGCGCTGATCCAGCGGCGTGTGGGCGTGCCGGTCGAACTGGTCCGCATCGCGGACCTGGACATTGCGCGCGATCGTGGCGTGGTTGTGCCGCCTGGCGTACTGACGACGGATCTGCGCCAGGTCCTGGAGGATCCGGACGTCGACATCGTGTTGGAGCTCATCGGCGGCTACGAGACGGCCAAGCGCGTGATCCTGGGCGCCATGGCGGGCGGCAAGTCGGTCGTCACGGCCAACAAGGCCCTGCTGGCGGTTCACGGCGAAGAGATATTCGAGGCGGCGGCCAGACATGGCGTGGATCTGGGGTTCGAGGCGAGCGTCGGCGGCGGCATTCCCGTCATCCGCGCGCTGACCGAGGGCTTGGCCGCCAATACGATCCTGTCCATTTACGGCATCATCAACGGGACGTCCAACTATATCCTGAGCCGGATGACGAAGGAAGGCCACGGGTTTCAGGATGTTCTGGCGGAGGCGCAGCGAGCCGGGTATGCGGAAGCCGATCCCACGTTCGATGTAGCGGGCACCGACAGTGCCCACAAGCTGGCCATCATGGTGAACCTGGCCTATGGCACCCCGGTCAACTTTAAGGATCTGTTCGTGGAAGGGATCGCCAAGCTCACGCCGCTCGATATCGCCTATGCGAAAGAGTTCGGCTACACGATCAAGCTGCTGGGCATCGCCAAATTCCTGCGCGGCGACCATGAGGGCGAGATCGAAGCCCGGGTCCATCCGACGATGATCCCTTCGGACTCGCCGATTGCCCGGGTGGATGGCGTGTACAATGCCATCCAGCTCGTCGGCGACGCCGTGAACGACGTGGTGCTCTATGGGCAGGGCGCCGGGTCGATGCCCACCGGCAGCGCGGTGGTCAGCGACGTCATCGACATCGCGCGGAATCTACTGCGCGGCGCGTCCGGACGGGTGCCGCCCGCGTCCTTTCAGCGGGAACAGCGCCGCCCGCTACGCCTGCGCCCGATCGAGGACATCACGAGCCTCTATTACCTGCGCTTCATGGTCCTGGATCGACCCGGGGTGCTCTCTCAGATCGCCGGGGTCTTGGGGCAGCAGGGGATCAGCATTTCCTCCGTGCTGCAGAAGGGACGGAAGGAAGGGCAGACCGTGCCTGTTGTGATCATGACCCATACGGCGGCGGAGCGGCACGTGCAGGCGGCTCTGCGCGAGATCGATCGCATGGCATTCATTTCGGAGCCCACCACGTTGATTCGTGTCGAGGGGCATGACGAGTAA
- a CDS encoding threonine synthase — MRPWRGVIEEYRKFLPVTEATPIVTLGEGNTPLIAAKRLAARINPRIELYLKFEGANPTGSFKDRGMTLAISKALEAGARAVICASTGNTSASAAAYGARAGLAVYVLIPAGKIALGKLSQAMMHQATVIQIEGNFDQALAIVKDVAATHPIELVNSINPFRIEGQKTAAMEVCDQLGGAPTVHVLPVGNAGNITAYWKGYKEYRSAGQIAQAPRMMGFQAAGAAPIVLGRVVEDPQTVATAIRIGNPASWKGALQAVEESRGCIDLVTDEEILKAYGMVAAEEGVFCEPASAASVAGVIKLNGKGELKEGDRVVCTLTGHGLKDADTAISVSRQPRTIKASRDEVVRLLNL; from the coding sequence ATGAGGCCCTGGCGCGGGGTGATCGAGGAGTATCGGAAATTTCTACCGGTCACGGAGGCAACGCCCATCGTGACCCTGGGCGAGGGGAACACGCCCTTGATCGCGGCCAAGCGCCTGGCTGCCAGGATTAATCCGCGGATCGAGCTCTATCTCAAGTTTGAAGGCGCGAACCCCACCGGGTCGTTCAAGGACCGGGGGATGACCCTGGCGATTTCCAAGGCGCTGGAAGCGGGGGCCCGCGCGGTCATCTGCGCTTCGACGGGCAATACGTCCGCGTCCGCGGCCGCCTATGGTGCCCGCGCCGGCCTGGCGGTCTATGTCTTGATCCCCGCCGGCAAGATCGCGCTGGGCAAGTTGTCGCAAGCGATGATGCACCAGGCCACGGTCATCCAGATCGAAGGGAATTTCGACCAAGCTCTGGCCATCGTCAAGGACGTGGCCGCGACGCACCCGATCGAGCTGGTCAACTCGATTAATCCCTTCCGCATCGAGGGACAGAAGACGGCCGCGATGGAAGTCTGCGATCAGTTGGGCGGGGCGCCGACGGTCCATGTTCTGCCCGTGGGCAACGCCGGCAACATCACCGCCTATTGGAAAGGCTACAAGGAGTACCGGAGCGCCGGCCAGATTGCGCAGGCGCCGAGAATGATGGGCTTTCAAGCCGCCGGCGCCGCGCCGATCGTGCTGGGTCGTGTCGTCGAAGATCCCCAGACTGTGGCCACGGCAATCAGGATCGGCAACCCCGCCAGCTGGAAGGGGGCGCTGCAGGCGGTGGAGGAGTCGCGGGGTTGCATCGACCTGGTGACGGACGAGGAAATCCTCAAGGCCTATGGCATGGTGGCGGCGGAAGAAGGGGTCTTCTGCGAGCCGGCTTCGGCTGCGTCCGTGGCGGGCGTGATCAAGTTGAACGGCAAGGGGGAGCTGAAAGAAGGAGACCGGGTCGTGTGCACGTTGACGGGGCATGGGCTCAAGGATGCGGACACGGCCATCAGCGTGTCGCGCCAGCCCCGCACGATCAAGGCCAGTCGGGATGAAGTGGTCCGTCTGCTGAACCTGTAA
- a CDS encoding phosphoglycerate mutase has protein sequence MKYVILHGERMAGTPHPDLGGKTPLQAAATPRMDELARKGELGLIAMLPEGLAPSGTVRQLAIFGYDLRKYPGGPAPYEAASQGVALGEQDVAFRCSMVTLRPGAPKGKAAATDEIKKLGPQVVLDDAAAGGIGIEEARELLESVNEQLGSETLQFYPGSDHRHLLVWVGGKARAITHDPRAAVGQPIGAFLPAGDGADILKQVMEASLLILQDHPVNDQRREAGQKPANCLWLWGQGKAALLPKLTDKYQKTGSVVSARELLRGIGICAGFETVNPADLPGGGGPDFEGLAKAALGELGQKDFVYVHVKVPGEVARGADAKAKVNLLEAFDRKTVGPILDGLAKLGPHRVALICDHVVAERGQTSLPLAPYVLFDGTGSKGRATGSFNEVEAEAAGGGTKPASRLMSWLFNKG, from the coding sequence GTGAAATACGTGATTCTGCATGGCGAGCGGATGGCGGGGACGCCCCATCCGGACCTCGGGGGAAAGACTCCGCTGCAGGCTGCGGCCACGCCGCGCATGGACGAGTTGGCCCGCAAGGGGGAGCTGGGGCTGATCGCGATGCTGCCGGAAGGGCTGGCGCCGAGCGGAACCGTCAGGCAGTTGGCGATTTTCGGGTATGACCTGCGCAAGTATCCGGGCGGGCCGGCACCCTATGAGGCGGCGAGCCAGGGAGTGGCGCTGGGAGAACAAGACGTGGCGTTCCGCTGCAGTATGGTGACGCTCCGTCCGGGCGCGCCCAAAGGGAAGGCGGCCGCCACCGATGAGATCAAAAAGCTCGGGCCGCAGGTTGTGCTTGATGATGCGGCGGCGGGTGGGATCGGCATCGAGGAGGCGCGGGAATTGCTTGAGTCGGTCAATGAGCAGCTCGGGTCCGAGACGCTCCAGTTCTATCCGGGATCGGACCATCGGCACCTGCTGGTCTGGGTCGGAGGCAAGGCACGGGCGATCACGCACGACCCTCGCGCCGCGGTCGGCCAGCCGATCGGAGCCTTCCTTCCGGCCGGAGACGGAGCCGATATTTTGAAGCAAGTGATGGAGGCTTCGCTGCTCATCCTGCAGGATCATCCGGTGAACGACCAACGGCGGGAGGCGGGCCAGAAGCCGGCCAACTGTCTGTGGCTCTGGGGGCAAGGCAAGGCGGCGCTGCTGCCGAAGCTGACCGACAAGTACCAGAAGACAGGATCGGTCGTATCGGCCAGGGAGCTGCTCCGCGGGATCGGGATTTGCGCGGGATTCGAGACGGTCAATCCTGCCGATCTTCCGGGCGGGGGAGGCCCTGATTTTGAAGGGCTGGCCAAGGCTGCGCTGGGCGAGTTGGGGCAGAAGGATTTCGTCTACGTACACGTGAAAGTGCCGGGCGAGGTGGCGCGCGGGGCCGATGCCAAGGCTAAGGTGAACTTGCTGGAGGCGTTCGACCGGAAAACCGTGGGTCCGATCCTGGATGGGCTGGCCAAGCTGGGCCCCCACCGGGTGGCGCTGATCTGCGACCATGTCGTGGCCGAGCGGGGTCAAACCAGTCTTCCGCTCGCCCCCTATGTCCTGTTCGATGGGACCGGCTCCAAGGGGCGCGCCACGGGGAGCTTCAATGAAGTCGAGGCCGAAGCTGCAGGGGGCGGAACGAAGCCTGCGTCGCGGCTGATGAGCTGGCTTTTCAACAAGGGCTGA
- a CDS encoding aspartate kinase has translation MSLIVQKYGGTSVGTVERIHRVADRVADAKKAGHDLVVVLSAMSGETDRLLRLAQEVTASPDERELDMLLSTGERVTIALLAMDLRGRGINAQSFTGRQVGIITDSSHTKARIARVTAERIREALAEGIIPVVAGFQGINERNDVTTLGRGGSDLTAVALAAALKADRCVIYTDVDGVYTADPNIVPSAKRLDRVSYEEMLELASLGAKVLQSRSVEFAAKHGVPLEVKSSFKEGQGTLVVTEDADMERVAVSGVSGDRNQAKITIIGVPDRPGVAARIFGPVAEANIIVDMIIQNVSQASLTDISFTVPRADLHKAVGLVQRIAKEIEAKSVAVTEAIAKVSLVGVGMRSHSGVAARMFEVLSKEGINIMMISTSEIKISCVIEEKYLELAMRTLHGAFGLDQSPAS, from the coding sequence GTGTCCCTGATCGTCCAGAAATACGGCGGCACGTCCGTCGGCACCGTCGAGCGCATCCATCGCGTGGCCGACCGCGTGGCGGACGCCAAGAAGGCCGGGCATGACTTGGTGGTGGTCTTGTCCGCCATGAGCGGGGAGACCGACCGGCTGTTGCGTCTGGCGCAAGAAGTGACCGCCTCGCCGGACGAGCGTGAATTGGACATGTTGCTGTCCACCGGTGAGCGGGTGACGATCGCGCTGCTGGCGATGGACCTGCGCGGGCGCGGAATCAATGCGCAGTCGTTTACCGGCCGCCAGGTGGGGATCATCACGGACAGCAGCCACACCAAGGCGCGCATCGCGCGGGTGACGGCGGAGCGGATTCGGGAAGCCTTGGCCGAGGGAATCATTCCGGTCGTGGCGGGATTCCAGGGGATCAACGAACGGAACGACGTGACGACCCTGGGCCGAGGCGGGTCCGATCTGACCGCGGTCGCGCTGGCGGCCGCACTCAAAGCGGATCGGTGCGTCATCTATACCGACGTGGACGGAGTCTACACGGCCGATCCCAATATCGTGCCGTCGGCCAAGCGTCTGGACCGGGTCTCCTATGAGGAGATGCTCGAGCTGGCCAGCCTGGGCGCCAAGGTGTTGCAGAGCCGGTCGGTGGAATTCGCGGCCAAGCACGGGGTGCCGCTGGAAGTGAAATCCAGTTTCAAGGAGGGGCAGGGAACGCTTGTGGTTACCGAAGATGCCGATATGGAGCGAGTCGCGGTCTCCGGCGTGTCCGGCGATCGGAACCAAGCCAAGATCACGATCATCGGGGTTCCGGATCGTCCCGGCGTGGCGGCCAGGATTTTCGGACCGGTGGCCGAGGCCAACATCATCGTGGACATGATCATTCAGAACGTGAGCCAGGCCTCGCTCACCGACATTTCGTTCACGGTGCCGCGCGCAGACTTGCACAAGGCCGTCGGCCTGGTGCAGCGCATCGCCAAAGAGATCGAGGCCAAGTCCGTGGCGGTCACCGAGGCCATCGCCAAGGTGTCGCTGGTCGGGGTCGGGATGCGGTCCCACTCCGGCGTGGCGGCGCGGATGTTCGAGGTCCTCTCCAAGGAGGGGATCAACATCATGATGATCAGCACCAGCGAGATCAAGATCTCCTGCGTGATCGAAGAAAAATACCTGGAACTGGCCATGCGCACCCTCCACGGGGCCTTCGGCCTGGACCAGTCGCCGGCATCGTGA
- a CDS encoding citramalate synthase — protein sequence MKDGNKSERHLEVYDTTLRDGAQAEDVSFSVDDKVRVAQKLDELGVHYIEGGWPGANPKDIEFFRIIKTIPFKHATVVAFGATRKASNPVQKDPNLQALLTAETETITLFGKSWNLHVTDALGITLAKNLELIGDSIAYLKEKGRRVFYDAEHFFDGYKANPDYAIETLRRAAEAGAERVILCDTNGGTMPWEIKDICKAVKQHCSVPLGIHAHNDTEMAVANSLVAIEAGILQVQGTINGIGERCGNANLCSIVPNLELKMKRSVLGEKRLRHLREVSGFVSEIANLMPNKHQPYVGDAAFAHKGGVHIHAVQKNPATYEHIIPEKVGNRQRMLVSDYSGRSGLVGKAEDYGIKLSKDNPKLQELVATLKDLENEGYQFEGAEGSFELLLRKAVGKHKPSFELLGFRVIVEKRHAKEPSISEATVMVKVGDVIEHTAAVGAGPVNALDHALRKALEKFYPQLAEVKLLDYKVRVLAATQGTAAKVRVLLESGDHKEKWGTVGVSENIMEASWQALADSIEYKLMPHEP from the coding sequence GTGAAAGACGGGAATAAATCCGAGCGGCATCTGGAGGTCTACGACACGACTCTGCGCGACGGGGCGCAGGCGGAGGACGTCAGCTTCTCCGTGGATGACAAAGTCCGCGTGGCGCAAAAACTCGACGAGTTGGGGGTGCACTATATCGAGGGCGGTTGGCCGGGCGCCAACCCAAAGGACATCGAGTTTTTCCGGATCATCAAGACCATTCCCTTCAAGCACGCGACGGTGGTGGCCTTCGGTGCGACCCGCAAGGCCAGCAACCCGGTGCAGAAGGACCCCAACCTCCAGGCGCTGCTGACGGCTGAGACCGAGACGATCACGCTGTTCGGGAAGAGTTGGAATCTGCACGTGACGGACGCGCTCGGCATCACGCTCGCCAAGAACCTGGAACTCATCGGGGACTCGATCGCGTATTTGAAGGAGAAGGGCCGGCGGGTCTTCTACGACGCGGAGCATTTCTTCGACGGCTACAAGGCCAATCCCGACTACGCCATCGAGACGCTGCGCCGCGCGGCGGAGGCTGGCGCCGAGCGCGTGATTCTCTGCGACACCAACGGCGGCACGATGCCCTGGGAGATCAAAGACATTTGCAAAGCGGTCAAGCAGCACTGTTCGGTGCCGCTCGGCATCCATGCCCACAATGACACCGAGATGGCGGTGGCCAACTCGCTGGTCGCCATCGAAGCCGGTATCCTCCAGGTGCAGGGCACGATCAACGGGATCGGTGAACGGTGCGGCAACGCGAACCTCTGTTCGATCGTGCCCAACCTGGAACTGAAGATGAAGCGGTCGGTGCTGGGAGAGAAGCGCTTGCGGCATTTGCGCGAGGTGTCCGGGTTCGTCTCCGAGATCGCGAACCTCATGCCGAACAAACATCAACCTTATGTCGGGGACGCCGCCTTTGCGCACAAGGGCGGGGTGCACATCCACGCCGTCCAGAAAAACCCGGCCACCTACGAGCACATCATTCCCGAGAAGGTTGGGAACCGCCAGCGCATGCTCGTTTCCGACTACTCGGGCCGCAGCGGCCTGGTGGGCAAGGCTGAAGATTACGGGATCAAGCTTTCGAAAGACAATCCCAAGCTGCAGGAACTGGTGGCGACCCTGAAGGATTTGGAAAACGAGGGCTACCAATTCGAAGGCGCGGAGGGATCGTTCGAGTTGTTGCTGCGCAAGGCGGTCGGCAAGCACAAACCGTCGTTCGAATTGCTGGGGTTCCGCGTCATTGTGGAAAAACGCCATGCCAAGGAGCCGTCCATCTCGGAGGCCACCGTCATGGTCAAAGTCGGGGACGTGATCGAGCACACGGCCGCGGTCGGCGCCGGGCCGGTCAATGCGCTGGACCATGCGCTCCGCAAGGCGCTCGAAAAATTCTATCCCCAACTGGCCGAGGTCAAGTTGCTGGATTATAAAGTGCGGGTGCTGGCGGCCACCCAAGGCACGGCGGCCAAAGTGCGGGTGTTGCTCGAATCCGGCGACCACAAGGAAAAATGGGGGACGGTCGGTGTTTCGGAAAACATCATGGAGGCCAGCTGGCAGGCGTTGGCGGACAGCATCGAGTACAAGTTGATGCCGCATGAGCCCTGA
- a CDS encoding integration host factor subunit alpha: MRKADIANEIYEKVGVSKKEAADIVEFILNLLKEVLHKGESVKIAGFGNFVVRSKGARKGRNPRTGEEIGITPRRVVTFRPSQVFKKYVNHS; the protein is encoded by the coding sequence ATGAGAAAGGCTGATATCGCCAACGAGATCTATGAGAAGGTTGGGGTCTCCAAGAAAGAAGCGGCGGACATCGTCGAGTTCATCTTGAATCTGCTCAAGGAAGTCCTCCACAAGGGCGAGTCGGTCAAGATCGCCGGATTCGGCAATTTTGTGGTGCGGAGCAAAGGAGCCAGAAAAGGGCGAAACCCCAGGACCGGCGAAGAGATCGGCATCACGCCGCGCCGCGTGGTCACCTTCCGGCCCAGCCAGGTGTTTAAGAAATACGTGAACCATTCCTGA